Part of the Burkholderia humptydooensis genome, ACGCGCAGCATTCCGCACGTGATCGCATTCGCGGGCGGGCGGCCGGTCGACCAGTTCGTCGGCGTGCTGCCCGAAGGACAACTGCGCGCGTTCCTCGACCGCCTCGTGCCCGCGCCCGACGAAGCCGAGCGGCACGCCGCGCAGGCCGCGCTCGCCGACGAGCGGATCGACGACGCGCTGTCGCACCTCGAGAACGCGCTCGCGCTGAACCCCGGCTACGACGAGGCGCGCCTCGATCTGGTCGAGCTGCTGCTCGCGCTGAACCGGATCGACGACGCCCGCGCGGAGGCCGCGCGCCTGTCGCCGCAGACGACGGGCGGCGCCGACGCGCGCTACCAGGCGATCAAGACGCGCTTCGACGCACTCGATGCAACGGCCGACCTGCCGCCGACCGACGCGCTCGAAGCGCGGATCGCAAGCGACCCCGCCGATCTCGACGCGCGCTTCGATCTCGCGCAGAGCCTGATCGCGCGACGCGCTTACGAAGGCGCGCTCGAGCAGTTGCTGGAGATCGTCCGGCGCGACCGGACGTTCGGCGACGACGTCGGCCGCAAGACGATGATTTCGGTGTTCGAGCTCGCGGCGGACCAGCCCGAGCTCGTGTCCGCGTGGCGGCGCAAGCTGAGCGCGGCGCTGAACTGACGACCCGACGCCCGACGAACGGACGACGACGGGCTCAGGCCGGAGCGGCCATGCGGCAGGCGCGCGCATGGCGCGTGCGCCACTTTTTTCTTTCGCCGCGATTGCACGGCGGCC contains:
- the trxA gene encoding thioredoxin, with translation MDTTLATFERDVIDASLAAPVLVDFWAPWCGPCKTLGPLLEKLEQEYEGRWKLVKVNVDENQELAAHFQTRSIPHVIAFAGGRPVDQFVGVLPEGQLRAFLDRLVPAPDEAERHAAQAALADERIDDALSHLENALALNPGYDEARLDLVELLLALNRIDDARAEAARLSPQTTGGADARYQAIKTRFDALDATADLPPTDALEARIASDPADLDARFDLAQSLIARRAYEGALEQLLEIVRRDRTFGDDVGRKTMISVFELAADQPELVSAWRRKLSAALN